GCCGACACGGCCTTGAAGCGGCCGGGGTGGCGCAGCGCCACGGTCAGGGCGCCATGCCCGCCCATGGAGTGGCCGGTGATGCCCTGGGCGCCCAGATCGATGGGGAAGTTGGCCGCCACGACGTCCGGCAGTTCCTTGGTCACGTAGGACCACATGCGGAAATGCGGCGTCCAGGGCGCCTGCGTGGCATCGACGTAGAAACCCGCCCCCTGACCGATGTCCCAGGCCGGATCGTCGGCCACACCCTCGCCCCGCGGGCTGGTGTCGGGGCAGACGATGATGAGGCCCAGGTCGGCCGCGGCCTCGCGGAATTCGCCCTTGTCGGTCACGTTGGCATGGGTGCAGGTCAGGCCCGACAGGTACCACACCACCGGCAGCTTGCCCCCGTCCGCCGCCTGGGGCGGCACGAAGACGCTGAACACCATGGGCGTGCCGGTCGAGGTCGAGGCATGGCGGTAGACGCCCTGGGTGCCACCATGGCTGCGGCTGGTCGAGACGGTCTCAAGGGTCATGGGACAACTCTCCGGCAATAGGCGCTGATATTCTTGAAGCTCGCACCAGAGGAAACGGGCAGACAGCCCGCTTCCTCTGGACGTCGGCGACCGCCGACGCGGGCCGGTCAGGCCCGTAAGCCAAGCCGCCGGACGGCGGCGCCCGGCGTTTGAGGGAACCTAAAGATAATCAGAACACCACAACCGAACGGATGGACTCGCCGGCGTGCATCAGGTCGAAGCCCTTGTTGATGTCGTCCAGGTTCAGCACGTGGGTGATCATCGGGTCGATCTGGATCTTGCCGTTCATGTACCAGTCCACGATCTTCGGCACCTCGGTGCGGCCCTTGACGCCGCCGAAGGCGGAACCCTTCCACACCCGGCCCGTCACCAGCTGGAACGGACGGGTGGAGATTTCCTTGCCGGCCTCCGCCACGCCGATGACGACGGAGACGCCCCAGCCGCGATGGCAGGCCTCCAGCGCCTGGCGCATCACCACCGTGTTGCCGGTGCAGTCGAAGGTGTAGTCGGCACCACCGTCGGTCAGGGCCACCAGGTGCTGGACGATGTCGCCCTCCACCTTCTTCGGGTTGACGAAATGGGTCATGCCGAAGCGGCGGCCCCATTCCTCCTTGCTGTCGTTGATGTCGACGCCGACGATCTTGTCGGCGCCCACCATCCGGGCCGCCTGGATGACGTTCAGGCCGATGCCGCCCAGGCCGAAGATGACGACATTGGAACCGGGCTCCACCTTCGCCGTCTTCACCACGGCACCCACGCCGGTGGTGACACCGCAGCCGATGTAGCACGACGTCTTGAACGGCGCGTCGTCACGAATCTTGGCCACCGCGATTTCCGGCAGCACCGTGAAGTTGGAGAAGGTGGAGCAGCCCATGTAATGGAAAATGGGCTGGCCCTTGTAGCTGAAGCGGCTGGTGCCGTCGGGCATCAGACCCTTGCCCTGCGTGGCACGGATGGCGGTGCACAGGTTGGTCTTGCCCGACAGGCAGGATTTGCACTGGCGGCATTCCGGCGTGTACAGGGGAATCACATGGTCGCCCGGCTTCACGCTGGTGACGCCCGGCCCCACCTCACGCACGATGCCCGCCCCCTCATGCCCCAGGATGGAGGGGAACAGGCCCTCGCTGTCCAGGCCATCCAGGGTGTAGGCGTCGGTGTGGCAGATGCCCGTCGCCATGATCTCCACCAAAACCTCGCCCGTCTTCGGGCCTTCGAGGTCGACTTCCACGATCTCCAGGGGCTTCTTGGCCTCGAAGGCGACGGCAGCGCGGGTCTTCATGGGTGCGTGTCCTATCTCATGCAGAATGAATGCCGGGTCGGCCGGCCTTGATACCGCCACCTTATGTCAGGCGGGGCGGCTTCGTCCGCGCGACTATAGTATCGTTTTTTCTGGCAAGGGCGGGGTGCCTCGGCAAATGATTGTTGTTGGACGGCAACAATCCGAGGGTGCCTTTGCGATGGCGCGATGGGACGGTATCGACGAATTCATCGCCGTGGGGGAGACGGAAAGCTTCTCCCGCGCGGCCAAGCGCCTGGGCATCTCCACCTCCCACGTCAGCCGGGAGGTGGCGCGGCTGGAGGACCGGTTGCAGGTCCGCCTGCTTTACCGCACCACCCGCCATGTCAGCCTGACCGACGCCGGCACCACCTTCCTGGAACGGTGCCGCCGCCTGGTGGATGAGCGCGAGGACATGTACGCCGCCGTCAGCGAGCAGGACGGCGCGCCCAAGGGGCATCTGCGCCTGACCTGCTCCATCGCTTATGGCGAGCGCTACATCGTCCCCCTGGTCAACCGCTTCGCGGCCGACCACCCGCAACTGGCCGTGACCATAGACCTCAGCAACCGGGTGGTGGATCTGGTGGGCGAAGGCTTTGATCTCGCCATCCGCACCGGCAGCCTGCACGACAGCCGCCTGATCGCCACCCGGCTGGCGTCGCGCACCCGTTACCTGTGCGCCGCACCCGATTATGTGGAGCGGCACGGCCGGCCGCAGACGCTGGACGACCTGGCCCGCCACCGTTGCCTGGTGGGGACCACCGACGTCTGGCACTTCCAGGCCGACAGCCAATTGGTCGAGTTCCGGCCGCAGGGGAACTGGCACTGCAACAGCGGATTCGCCGTGGTCGATGCGGCCCTGCAGGGTCTGGGCATCTGCCAGTTGCCGGACTTCTACGTCATCGGCCACCTGGCGGCGGGCCGCCTGGTCACCCTGCTGGATGGGTGGCGCCCGCCGGATGAGGGCGTCTGGGCCGTCTATCCCCACCGCCGCCACCTGTCACCGAAGGTTGCACTACTGATCGAGTATTTGCGCGACAGTCTGGAACAAGAATCGTCGGACATTCCGTCGATTGCACGCAAAAGGCATATATCCAGGGTAGGTGCGTCCTGATCCGATACGCAGTTGGCAGTACGATTGATCACTACCTCAACAGTTGATCTATTCTGCATACCCCCGTAAGAACTTCCATAAATGGAAAATGAGGTGCGGTTGCTCGCGCCTGACGGATCCTGGAAGGGGCGGGGGTAACGATGGCGACCATGGGCGGACATTCGCGGCAGAAGCTGCTGGCCGGCAGTTCCCTGGTGGTGATGGGGGTGATCCTGGGCATGGCGGCGGTTGAGCCCGCCCAGGCCTTGACCATCGCCGGCACGCAGATCGGCACCGGCACGGTCAACAGCAGCACCACCCCCTACGTCGTCACCGGCGTGGTCCAGGGTTCCACCAACGGTGTCTTCGTGGCATCGGGCAGCAACCTGGTCCTGACCAACAGCGGCCTGATCACCGGCGGGGATGGTGTCTACGACACCGGCACCAACACCACCATCACCAATACCGGCACGATCACCAGCACCATCCAGGACACCCACGGCAACTACGGCGGCGTCATCTCCGCCGGCATCATGGCCCAGCTCAACAACAACAGTGGTGGTGTCATAAAGGGGATGACGGGTGTGTTCGTCGCCTCTTCCTCGACGATCCACACCTTGAGCAACAGCGGCGTGATCAGCGGCTCCCGGGCCGGCATCAACAACACCGGCCGCATCGACACGCTGATCAACACCGGCACCATCGCCGACGTATTTGGCACCACCATCATCTCAGGCAGCATTGTCACCATTTCCAGCCGCCCCATGGCCATCCATGACACCGGTGGCATTGGGACCCTGAGCAACAGCGGCCTCATCACCTCCGTCTTCACCGGCATGTATCTGGAGGGCGGCTCCATCGGCACGCTGGTCAACAGCGGCAGCATCAACGGCGCCTATTTCGGCGTCGTGGTTTACGACGTCATCAACAGCCTGAGCAACACCGGGACCGGCAGCATCGGCGCCGGGCAGACCGCCTTCGCCATCGCCAATGGCGGCACCATCAACACGCTGTCCAACAGCGGCACCATCCGCGCCGGGTCACGGGCCATATGGCTGACCGGGAGCACGGCAGGCGCCGCGGGAACCATCGGCACGCTGGACAATGCCGGCCTGCTCATGGGCGGCGGCGCCGCCATCCTCGTCGATACCTTGTCCAGCCTGGGCGTGATCAACAACAGCGGCACCATCGTCGGCAACATCACCCTCAACGGCGGCGACAGCGTGGTCATCAACGGTGGGACCGGCGCCACCGTGGGCACGCTGACCGGCTACAGCACCATCAGCACCGTTCTGAACATCGGCGCCCTAAGCGCCAACAGCAACCTTACCCTGGCGTCCGGCAACCTGCTGCTGAACGACAACGTCACCGCCCCCACCCTGGTCAACACTGCCAACCTCAGCCTGGTGAACACCCTCACCGTCACCGGCTCCTATCGGCAGACCACCGGTGCGCTGACACTGGGTTCAAGCGG
The DNA window shown above is from Azospirillaceae bacterium and carries:
- the fghA gene encoding S-formylglutathione hydrolase → MTLETVSTSRSHGGTQGVYRHASTSTGTPMVFSVFVPPQAADGGKLPVVWYLSGLTCTHANVTDKGEFREAAADLGLIIVCPDTSPRGEGVADDPAWDIGQGAGFYVDATQAPWTPHFRMWSYVTKELPDVVAANFPIDLGAQGITGHSMGGHGALTVALRHPGRFKAVSAFAPIVAPTQVPWGHKALPAYLGDDQAAWRRHDAVALIQDGARVPDLLVDQGTADGFLENQLRPELLRQACADAGIPLTLRLQEGYDHSYNFISTFMRDHLEWHAERLK
- a CDS encoding S-(hydroxymethyl)glutathione dehydrogenase/class III alcohol dehydrogenase, translating into MKTRAAVAFEAKKPLEIVEVDLEGPKTGEVLVEIMATGICHTDAYTLDGLDSEGLFPSILGHEGAGIVREVGPGVTSVKPGDHVIPLYTPECRQCKSCLSGKTNLCTAIRATQGKGLMPDGTSRFSYKGQPIFHYMGCSTFSNFTVLPEIAVAKIRDDAPFKTSCYIGCGVTTGVGAVVKTAKVEPGSNVVIFGLGGIGLNVIQAARMVGADKIVGVDINDSKEEWGRRFGMTHFVNPKKVEGDIVQHLVALTDGGADYTFDCTGNTVVMRQALEACHRGWGVSVVIGVAEAGKEISTRPFQLVTGRVWKGSAFGGVKGRTEVPKIVDWYMNGKIQIDPMITHVLNLDDINKGFDLMHAGESIRSVVVF
- a CDS encoding LysR substrate-binding domain-containing protein — its product is MARWDGIDEFIAVGETESFSRAAKRLGISTSHVSREVARLEDRLQVRLLYRTTRHVSLTDAGTTFLERCRRLVDEREDMYAAVSEQDGAPKGHLRLTCSIAYGERYIVPLVNRFAADHPQLAVTIDLSNRVVDLVGEGFDLAIRTGSLHDSRLIATRLASRTRYLCAAPDYVERHGRPQTLDDLARHRCLVGTTDVWHFQADSQLVEFRPQGNWHCNSGFAVVDAALQGLGICQLPDFYVIGHLAAGRLVTLLDGWRPPDEGVWAVYPHRRHLSPKVALLIEYLRDSLEQESSDIPSIARKRHISRVGAS